The following proteins are co-located in the Fodinibius salicampi genome:
- a CDS encoding Gfo/Idh/MocA family oxidoreductase: protein MSDQTTSRRNFIKTLAAGTAGLTLGLSASSYGNILGANDGIRVGMIGIGRQGRGLMGQVMNQSDAEVVALSDVYKPNLEYASAEASSADTYTDFRKVLDRDDIDAVVIATPDHWHALNTIMACQAGKDVYVEKPLSRYIDEGRKMVEAARNHNRVVQTGTMQRSGKVFQEAVEIVQSGDLGPISFVRTWNYGNSYPDGIGNPENSNPPEGLDWDMWLGPAQERPYNMNRFGVILNEEMQYQRWASFRWFWDYAGGMMTDWGVHLLDIVQWAMEVDAPQSVSAVGGKFHIQDDRETPDTLTATYQYPDFVCTYENRVCNSKTLDGNGYGIEFHGTEGSLFVDRGSLKLTPEPGSKLEPLSMQVEENSVHNHIRNFLDCIKSRNKPIADVEIGHRSTTTANLGNIAYRTKERIEWDSETEKVKGSEAANQLVRGSHREPWTL, encoded by the coding sequence ATGTCAGATCAAACTACCTCCCGAAGAAACTTCATCAAAACATTAGCAGCCGGTACGGCCGGACTGACACTCGGACTTAGTGCAAGTAGTTATGGAAATATACTGGGTGCCAATGATGGGATTCGGGTGGGAATGATCGGCATAGGTCGACAAGGGCGCGGACTTATGGGGCAAGTGATGAATCAGTCGGATGCTGAAGTGGTAGCCCTGAGTGATGTTTATAAACCCAATCTGGAATACGCTTCCGCAGAAGCATCCAGTGCCGATACTTACACTGATTTTAGAAAAGTACTGGATCGCGATGATATTGATGCGGTTGTTATTGCTACGCCCGATCACTGGCACGCCCTGAATACGATTATGGCCTGCCAGGCTGGAAAAGATGTATACGTGGAAAAACCGCTATCCCGGTATATAGACGAAGGACGTAAAATGGTAGAAGCCGCTCGGAACCATAACCGGGTTGTGCAGACGGGCACCATGCAGCGTTCCGGTAAAGTTTTTCAGGAGGCTGTAGAAATAGTTCAGTCCGGTGATCTCGGACCAATCAGTTTTGTGAGGACTTGGAATTATGGCAACTCCTACCCTGATGGAATTGGAAATCCTGAAAATAGCAATCCACCCGAAGGGCTCGACTGGGATATGTGGCTGGGCCCTGCTCAAGAGCGTCCCTATAATATGAACCGGTTTGGAGTAATATTGAATGAGGAAATGCAGTACCAGCGCTGGGCCAGTTTCCGTTGGTTTTGGGACTATGCAGGAGGAATGATGACGGACTGGGGCGTACATCTGCTTGATATTGTACAGTGGGCGATGGAGGTAGATGCCCCGCAATCAGTATCAGCAGTGGGTGGCAAGTTTCATATCCAGGATGACCGGGAAACACCGGACACCCTTACTGCTACTTATCAGTATCCCGATTTTGTCTGCACATACGAAAACCGGGTCTGTAACAGTAAAACCCTTGATGGCAACGGTTATGGTATCGAATTCCATGGAACGGAAGGAAGCTTATTTGTCGACCGGGGATCGCTGAAGTTAACCCCGGAACCGGGTAGTAAGCTGGAGCCACTGAGCATGCAGGTAGAAGAGAATTCGGTCCATAATCATATCCGCAACTTTCTTGACTGTATAAAATCCAGAAATAAACCTATTGCGGACGTGGAAATTGGTCATCGATCTACGACCACAGCAAATTTGGGGAATATTGCTTACCGGACTAAAGAGCGTATTGAATGGGATAGCGAAACGGAAAAAGTAAAAGGTAGTGAGGCTGCAAACCAATTGGTAAGAGGATCTCACCGAGAGCCGTGGACACTTTAA